From the Platichthys flesus chromosome 6, fPlaFle2.1, whole genome shotgun sequence genome, one window contains:
- the has3 gene encoding hyaluronan synthase 3: protein MSEMPSRCRNTLNIVVTTLFAAVVLFTILLAYVTGYQFIHTEQHHLSFGLYGAFLSLHLFLQSLFAFLEHRRMRSPARPQHLRRSVALCIAAFQEDPDYLRKCLRSIRRISFPGLKVVLVVDGNRPEDRYMMDIFQEVMGGADQAGSLVWKGNYHSDGSGGGGVSGGGRSTVHMEEAARVARLVRGCRYSCVMQEWGGKREVMYTAFKALGDSVDYMQVCDSDTVLDPACTIEMLKILEEDAMVGGVGGDVQILNKYDSWISFLSSVRYWMAFNIERACQSYFGCVQCISGPLGMYRNSLLQRFLEPWYHQTFLGSKCSFGDDRHLTNRVLSFGYKTKFTARSQCQTETPTQYLRWLNQQTRWSKSYFREWLYNALWFHKHSLWMTYESVVTGFFPFFLVATVIHLFYRGRLWNILLFLLTVQLVGMVKATYACFLRGSLVMIFMSLYSLVYMSSLLPAKIFALLTINKAGWGTSGRRKIVVNLIGAVPVTVWALVLLGGVVYTIYCETQEPFSETEKALLITGTILYACYWVVLLVLYLAIVAKRCNKREEQYHLAYAEA from the exons ATGAGTGAG atgcCCTCCCGCTGCAGGAACACGCTGAACATCGTGGTGACCACCCTCTTTGCCGCGGTGGTCCTCTTCACCATCCTGCTGGCCTACGTCACAG GTTACCAGTTCATCCACACTGAGCAGCACCACCTTTCGTTTGGCCTGTACGGcgccttcctctccctccacctcttcctccagagCCTCTTCGCCTTCCTGGAGCACCGGAGGATGAGGAGCCCCGCTCGGCCTCAGCACCTCCGCCGCTCCGTGGCCCTCTGCATCGCCGCCTTCCAGGAGGACCCGGACTACCTGAGGAAGTGCCTGCGCAGCATCCGTCGGATCTCCTTCCCCGGCCTcaaggtggtgctggtggtggatgGGAATCGACCCGAGGACCGATACATGATGGACATTTTCCAGGAGGTGATGGGGGGAGCGGACCAGGCGGGCAGTCTGGTGTGGAAGGGCAACTACCACAGCGAcgggagcggaggaggaggcgtcagcgggggggggaggagcACCGtgcacatggaggaggcggccCGAGTCGCTCGGCTGGTCAGAGGCTGTCGATACTCCTGCGTCATGCAGGAGTGGGGGGGGAAACGAGAGGTGATGTACACGGCCTTTAAAGCGCTGGGAGACAGTGTGGACTACATGCag gtgtgTGACTCGGACACAGTCTTGGATCCAGCATGTACCATAGAGATGCTGAAGATCCTGGAGGAAGATGCGATGGTGGGAGGAGTCGGTGGAGACGTGCAG atCCTCAACAAGTACGACTCGTGGATCTCCTTCCTCAGCAGCGTGCGCTACTGGATGGCCTTCAACATCGAGCGGGCCTGCCAGTCCTACTTCGGATGTGTCCAGTGCATCAGCGGCCCCCTGGGGATGTACAGGAACTCTTTGCTCCAGCGCTTCCTGGAGCCCTGGTACCACCAGACCTTCCTCGGCTCCAAGTGCAGCTTCGGCGACGACCGCCACCTCACCAACCGGGTGCTCAGCTTCGGCTACAAGACCAAGTTCACGGCGCGGTCGCAGTGCCAGACGGAGACGCCCACTCAGTATCTGCGTTGGCTCAACCAGCAGACCCGATGGAGCAAGTCCTACTTCCGCGAGTGGCTCTACAACGCCCTGTGGTTCCACAAGCACAGCCTCTGGATGACCTACGAGTCGGTGGTCACCGGCTTCTTCCCCTTCTTCCTGGTGGCCACCGTCATCCACCTCTTCTACCGCGGACGGCTCTGGAACATCCTTCTCTTTCTACTGACGGTGCAGCTGGTTGGGATGGTGAAGGCCACCTACGCCTGTTTCCTGCGCGGCAGCCTGGTCATGATCTTCATGTCGCTCTACTCTCTGGTCTACATGTCCAGCTTGCTCCCTGCCAAAATATTCGCCCTGCTCACCATCAACAAGGCGGGGTGGGGCACCTCAGGCCGCCGGAAGATCGTTGTGAACCTGATTGGCGCCGTGCCCGTCACGGTGTGGGCGCTGGTGCTGCTCGGAGGTGTAGTCTACACCATCTACTGCGAAACACAGGAGCCCTTCAGCGAGACAGAGAAAGCCTTGTTGATAACAGGGACGATCCTCTACGCCTGCTACTGGGTCGTTCTGCTGGTGCTCTACCTCGCCATCGTGGCCAAACGCTGCAACAAGAGGGAGGAGCAGTACCACCTTGCGTATGCGGAGGCGTAA
- the tango6 gene encoding transport and Golgi organization protein 6 homolog, protein MTSGFLAAISILTKPLNEASVRDAQSSHQEALLAVLQNNRSLLLQQLQSESSFEEVKKLREEVMSAADWLSTDPEDATWGFVQECLLLLLALARHISNELKLFKLKSSSVAKNPTPEFAPPLPPDVLSVTQQKTLRAALQFVVSLGLCPYLASGVGVPLSCRSAFGAMVEKLVRGGAVSAGGRRLLTTTNVLLQLAELSSLATLVFTQHLGDVMAALCQLGHQPLRGERGGTEEEKMQELSAEERRTCREALKSLLGKVYQPIVIKQLLILQGGPRQSGAAGSSSGSGSRAALGSAPSWLRRLCGQLLSERLMQPNGVQAVVRAVLEGGTGGESDWRRCDGVARILVACPQQSTSADSYYRQVCPQILQLLHFKDKLAAQQFQLVATRAALSMVQEKPSFAHQYLLTPLLQPLHRCTSASNGSRDLAAVEEWELTRCVEDVYKIWVVGNSPSASLLKALEEVLPVIFTLFCFTKQNVSHLRSPCQDILLWYLSHTEASEALSALRQLSGLQGQKTEANDFYFTPGSDGGARFHSRQNCSDEDDALYEKLSGEQWRLECLMHLLAELKDSDLPGDFFLELLQELTSWTAAADEVKNEEEELDVSTMTLLEMEQEVLGRAARQSLRLALLQVLAMMVESLQHNTLLRKPNQVVDFIVTLVQRACVGLDQVTEPSPENPIESQTLSMGIGLVATLLSGPELGAEDYSSMSRLLSPLETLSQNHSDVVVQQLASNLRAVIATHGAIRPEGLAAAAAQASRKPETTVKNTNVSSRRKQKIPTEGSDSGTRPCSSPRDRNPPINPLITHPVSPGGSAAGKTPRSGRTSVPCSSTKPFSDWLLEACDPEVPTRAFALRVLTQMVQSGKPEVVQAQEKVLMLFLENLEHEDSFIYLSAIQGLAALADSFPERILERLLEDFQHGPSLPTSDQERSLETRLKVGEVLMRASRAMGELAPHLGRPLVAVFLQGTRDSDQSIRASCLSNLGELCQKLDYALGPLAQELSLCLTALIKTEKEAEVRRAAVHVIALLLRGLSHKTTQVLSEVLLDLYRALKWVLRSDPDEVTVLHAQLALEELDDVMRRFIFPEQKLEKKIVVLP, encoded by the exons ATGACTTCCGGGTTCCTCGCTGCAATCAGTATCCTCACGAAGCCTCTGAACG AGGCGTCTGTGCGTGATGCTCAGTCCtcccaccaggaggcgctgctGGCAGTGCTGCAGAACAACAGGTCCCTTctccttcagcagcttcagagtGAGAGCAGCTtcgaggaggtgaagaagctgCGGGAGGAGGTGATGTCAGCGGCGGACTGGTTGTCCACAGATCCAGAAGATGCCACCTGGGGCTTCGTGCAGGagtgtctcctgctgctcctcgcCCTGGCACGACACATTTCTAATGAACTCAAACTGTTCAAGCTGAAAAGTTCCTCTGTGGCCAAAAATCCAACCCCTGAGTTTGCTCCACCTTTACCTCCGGATGTCCTCAGCGTCACGCAGCAGAAGACGCTCAGAGCAGCTCTTCAGTTCGTCGTCTCTCTGGGCCTCTGCCCCTACCTGGCTTCTGGAGTGGGCGTTCCCCTGAGCTGCCGCTCAGCGTTTGGAGCCATGGTGGAGAAACTCGTCCGAGGTGGAGCTGTGTCAGCCGGGGGGCGCCGCCTTCTTACCACCACAAACGTCCTGTTGCAGTTGGCAGAGCTGTCATCTTTGGCCACGCTGGTGTTCACACAGCATCTGGGGGATGTGATGGCGGCACTGTGCCAGCTCGGCCACCAGCCGCTccggggggagagagggggcaccgaggaggagaag ATGCAGGAGCTCAGTGCTGAGGAACGTCGAACCTGCAGGGAGGCTCTGAAAAGCCTTTTAGGAAAAGTCTACCAGCCGATCGTCATCAAGCAGCTGCTGATCCTCCAGGGTGGAcccagacag TCGGGTGCAGCAGGAAGCTCCAGCGGTtcaggcagcagagcagctctggGATCAGCTCCCTCCTGGCTGAGGCGTCTGTGTGGTCAGCTGCTGTCTGAGCGCCTGATGCAGCCTAACGGGGTTCAGGCTGTAGTCAGAGCCGTCCTGGAGGGAGGAACCG GGGGCGAGTCAGACTGGAGGAGGTGTGATGGTGTGGCCAGGATCTTGGTGGCCTGCCCTCAACAGTCTACCTCAGCAGATAGTTACTACAGACAAGTCTGTCCTCAG atcctccagctcctgcactTCAAAGACAAGCTGGCGGCACAACAGTTTCAGCTTGTGGCCACCAGGGCGGCGCTTTCCATGGTACAGGAGAAGCCCAGCTTTGCACATCAGTACCTGCTCACCCCTCTGCTTCAACCTCTTCACCGCTGCACCAGTGCTTCCA atggGAGTCGTGACCTTGCTGCTGTGGAGGAGTGGGAGCTGACACGTTGTGTAGAAGATGTGTACAag ATCTGGGTGGTTGGAAACAGTCCATCAGCGTCTCTTCTCAAAGCTCTAGAGGAAGTTCTGCCCGTTATCTTCACTCTTTTCTGTTTCACCAAGCAGAACGTCTCACACCTCCG CTCCCCCTGCCAGGACATTCTGTTGTGGTACCTGAGCCACACTGAGGCGTCTGAAGCCCTGTCCGCTCTGAGGCAGCTCTCAGGTCTGCAGGGACAGAAAACAGAAGCAAACGACTTCTACTTCACGCCAGGAAGTGACGGAGGAGCCAGGTTCCACTCGAGACAGAACTGCAG TGATGAGGACGACGCTCTGTATGAGAAGCTGTCGGGGGAACAGTGGAGGCTGGAGTGTCTCATGCATTTGTTGGCTGAACTCAAAGACAGTGATCTACCTGGAGACTTCTTCCTCGAGCTGCTGCag gagctgaccAGTTGGACGGCTGCTGCAGACGAGGTGAAGaacgaagaagaggagctggacgTGTCCACCATGACGCTCCtggagatggagcaggaggtgcTGGGTCGAGCTGCGAGACAAAGCCTGAGACTCGCTTTGCTTCAGGTGCTGGCAATGATGGTTGAGTCTCTGCAGCATAATACACTGCTGAGAAAACCCAACCAG GTGGTGGACTTCATTGTGACCCTGGTCCAAAGGGCCTGTGTGGGTCTGGATCAGGTCACTGAGCCGAGTCCTGAGAACCCGATAGAGAGTCAGACTCTGAGCATGGGGATCGGTCTGGTGGCCACTCTGCTGTCCGGACCTGAG CTTGGCGCAGAGGACTACTCTTCCATGTCCAGGTTGCTCTCACCTCTGGAGACATTGTCCCAGAATCACTCCGACGTGGTCGTCCAGCAGCTGGCATCCAACCTCAGAGCCGTCATCGCCACTCACGGTGCCATCAGGCCTGAAGgtctcgctgctgctgctgcccaggCCTCCAGAAAACCAGAAACAACAGTCAAGAACACCAACGTGTCTTCTAGGAGAAAGCAAAAGATTCCAACTGAAGGAAGTGACTCAGGTACGAGACCATGTTCGTCTCCCCGGGACAGAAATCCACCGATCAACCCCCTCATCACACACCCAGTGTCCCCTGGTGGGTCTGCAGCTGGAAAAACTCCACGATCCGGACGCACCAGTGTCCCATGCTCCTCGACCAAGCccttctctgattggctgctggaggCGTGTGACCCGGAGGTGCCAACCAGAGCGTTCGCCCTGCGGGTCCTGACCCAGATGGTGCAAAGTGGGAAGCCAGAGGTCGTGCAGGCCCAGGAGAAGGTGCTCATG ctctttTTAGAAAACCTGGAGCACGAGGACTCGTTCATTTACCTTTCAGCCATTCAAG GTCTGGCTGCGTTGGCGGATTCGTTTCCTGAGAGGATCCTTGAGAGGCTCCTGGAGGACTTCCAGCATGGCCCCTCACTGCCCACGTCCGACCAGGAGCGCTCCCTGGAAACACGCCTCAAAGTGGGAGAGGTCCTGATGAGGGCGAGCAGGGCCATGG GGGAGCTGGCGCCGCACCTCGGCCGTCCTCTGGTGGCCGTCTTCCTGCAGGGAACCAGGGACTCGGACCAAAGCATCCGGGCCAGCTGTCTGTCCAACCTCGGGGAACTCTGCCAGAAACTGGACTACGCTCTGGGACCACTGGCTCAAGAG CTGAGCTTGTGTCTGACAGCTCTGATAAAGACGGAGAAGGAGGCAGAGGTGAGGAGAGCTGCTGTTCACGTTATAGCCCTGCTGCTCCGAGGCCTGAGCCACAAAACCACCCAG GTTCTCAGTGAGGTTCTGTTGGATCTGTACCGAGCTCTGAAGTGGGTGCTGCGCTCGGACCCGGATGAGGTCACGGTGCTGCACGCTCAGCTggcgctggaggagctggatgacGTGATGAGGAGGTTCATCTTCCCCGAGcagaagctggagaagaagaTCGTCGTCTTACCGTAG